A genomic segment from Rhodospirillum centenum SW encodes:
- a CDS encoding cytochrome c oxidase subunit 3, translating to MADVKVHSAPAGAVPEGVKQPYHLVDPSPWPLLGAFAGGLLATGAILYMHDHGWAVLAAGFLAVLGVMAGWWRDVVRESVVQRAHTPVVKIGLRYGMVLFIASEVMFFVAFFWAFFDASLYAAEPMQVARTEATGGQWPPAGIEPINPFDLPLMMTVILLLSGSTVTWAHHAIIEGKQAQAVKALGITVALGALFTLFQLYEYSHASFGFADNIYSSTFYMATGFHGFHVLIGTIFLAVCWFRASRGHFTPQSHFGLEAAAWYWHFVDVVWLFLFVSIYWWGAGGQYAAH from the coding sequence ATGGCTGACGTCAAGGTCCACAGCGCCCCGGCCGGGGCCGTACCCGAAGGGGTCAAACAGCCCTACCACCTTGTGGACCCCAGCCCCTGGCCGCTGCTGGGCGCCTTCGCGGGCGGGCTGCTGGCCACGGGCGCCATCCTCTACATGCACGACCATGGCTGGGCCGTGCTGGCCGCCGGCTTCCTGGCCGTGCTGGGGGTCATGGCCGGCTGGTGGCGCGACGTGGTGCGGGAGTCCGTCGTGCAGCGGGCCCACACGCCGGTCGTCAAGATCGGGCTGCGCTACGGCATGGTGCTGTTCATCGCGTCGGAGGTGATGTTCTTCGTCGCCTTCTTCTGGGCCTTCTTCGACGCCAGCCTCTATGCAGCCGAGCCGATGCAGGTGGCGCGGACCGAAGCCACGGGCGGCCAGTGGCCGCCGGCCGGCATCGAGCCGATCAACCCGTTCGACCTGCCGCTGATGATGACGGTGATCCTGCTGCTGTCGGGCAGCACGGTCACCTGGGCGCACCACGCCATCATCGAAGGCAAGCAGGCGCAGGCGGTGAAGGCGCTGGGCATCACCGTGGCACTGGGGGCGCTGTTCACCCTGTTCCAGCTCTACGAGTACAGCCACGCCAGCTTCGGCTTCGCCGACAACATCTATTCGTCCACCTTCTACATGGCGACCGGCTTCCACGGCTTCCATGTCCTGATCGGCACCATCTTCCTGGCCGTCTGCTGGTTCCGGGCCTCCCGCGGGCACTTCACCCCGCAGAGCCATTTCGGGCTGGAGGCTGCCGCCTGGTACTGGCATTTCGTGGACGTGGTCTGGCTGTTCCTGTTCGTGTCCATCTACTGGTGGGGGGCCGGTGGGCAGTACGCCGCACACTGA
- the thrC gene encoding threonine synthase codes for MKYISTRGQAPALPFDEVLLAGLARDGGLYVPDAWPALGPDALRALRGRPYDEVAAAVMLPFLGGRIAEADFRRLLADTYGPSVFAHRAVTPLVQLDQRTWLMELFHGPTLAFKDVALQLLGRLFDHVLAVRGERMTVVGATSGDTGSAAIEACRDRERVDIVILHPHGRTSAVQRRQMTTVLSPNVHNVALQGTFDDCQDAVKAMFNDAAFRDGLHLSAVNSINWARIMAQIVYYVAAAVALGAPDRPVAFAVPTGNFGNVYAAYAARAMGVPVAKLIVGSNANDILARFFASGRMETRAVVPTISPSMDIQISSNFERLLFDLMDRDGAAVATSMAEFRRSGRFAVSQGQLARALELFEGHRCGEEATLETMARVHRDSGLLIDPHTAVGVAAAQAADLDPSVPVVSLACAHPAKFPDAVEKATGVRPGLPRHLADLFEREERVTVLPNDLGTLQDFVRARSRVTAGAA; via the coding sequence GTGAAGTACATCAGCACGCGGGGACAGGCCCCCGCCCTCCCGTTCGACGAGGTTCTGCTGGCAGGGCTGGCGCGGGACGGCGGCCTTTATGTCCCCGACGCCTGGCCGGCGCTGGGTCCCGATGCGCTGCGCGCCCTGCGCGGCCGGCCCTATGACGAGGTGGCGGCGGCGGTGATGCTGCCCTTCCTGGGCGGCCGCATCGCCGAGGCGGACTTCCGCCGCCTGCTGGCCGACACCTACGGGCCGTCGGTCTTCGCCCACCGGGCGGTGACGCCGCTGGTCCAGCTCGACCAGCGCACCTGGCTGATGGAACTGTTCCACGGCCCCACGCTGGCCTTCAAGGACGTGGCGCTGCAACTGCTCGGCCGCCTGTTCGACCATGTGCTGGCCGTGCGCGGGGAGCGCATGACCGTGGTGGGCGCCACCTCCGGCGACACCGGCTCCGCCGCCATCGAAGCCTGCCGCGACCGCGAGCGGGTGGACATCGTGATCCTGCACCCGCACGGCCGCACCTCGGCCGTGCAGCGCCGGCAGATGACGACGGTGCTCTCGCCCAACGTCCACAACGTCGCCCTGCAAGGGACCTTCGACGACTGCCAGGACGCCGTGAAGGCGATGTTCAACGATGCGGCCTTCCGCGACGGGCTGCACCTCTCGGCGGTCAACTCCATCAACTGGGCCCGGATCATGGCCCAGATCGTCTATTACGTGGCGGCGGCGGTGGCGCTGGGGGCGCCCGACCGGCCGGTCGCCTTCGCCGTGCCCACGGGCAATTTCGGCAATGTCTATGCCGCCTATGCCGCCCGCGCCATGGGCGTGCCGGTGGCGAAGCTGATCGTGGGCAGCAACGCCAACGACATCCTGGCCCGCTTCTTCGCCAGCGGCCGGATGGAGACGCGGGCCGTGGTGCCCACCATCAGCCCCAGCATGGACATCCAGATCTCCAGCAACTTCGAGCGCCTGCTGTTCGACCTGATGGACCGTGACGGCGCCGCCGTGGCCACCAGCATGGCGGAGTTCCGCCGCAGCGGCCGCTTCGCCGTCTCGCAGGGCCAGCTCGCCCGCGCGCTGGAGCTGTTCGAGGGGCACCGCTGCGGCGAGGAGGCGACGCTGGAGACGATGGCGCGGGTCCACCGCGACAGCGGCCTGCTGATCGACCCGCACACGGCCGTGGGCGTGGCGGCCGCGCAGGCCGCCGACCTCGATCCCTCGGTGCCGGTCGTGTCGCTGGCCTGCGCCCACCCGGCCAAGTTCCCCGACGCGGTGGAGAAGGCCACGGGCGTGCGCCCCGGCCTGCCGCGGCATCTGGCGGACCTGTTCGAGCGGGAGGAGCGGGTCACCGTCCTGCCGAACGATCTCGGCACGCTCCAGGACTTCGTGCGGGCGCGCTCCCGCGTCACGGCGGGGGCGGCGTGA
- a CDS encoding SURF1 family protein, producing the protein MSGAGPRTAMPVPAAGRPPGRAKAVAGAVLVLIGIAVLVGLGTWQMQRLAWKTALIDRIETRMAAAPVPLPARPDDPQDWDYRPVLLTGRFDHAHELYLGPRVRAGQPGLHVLTPFVRADGQGTVLVNRGWVPADGRDPAGRADGLPAGTVTLAGVARVPPPRGWMQPENRPEENYWFWIDLPAMEAATGAGGLAPLVVEAAAGPDAGVLPVGGQTVVTLRNNHLSYAVTWYGLAVTLAAMYAGSLLRRRRPTPA; encoded by the coding sequence ATGAGCGGCGCAGGGCCGCGCACCGCCATGCCCGTCCCGGCCGCCGGCCGCCCGCCGGGGCGGGCCAAGGCCGTGGCGGGCGCGGTGCTGGTGCTGATCGGCATCGCCGTCCTGGTCGGGCTGGGAACCTGGCAGATGCAGCGGCTGGCCTGGAAGACGGCCCTGATCGACCGGATCGAGACACGTATGGCGGCAGCCCCGGTCCCGCTGCCGGCCAGGCCGGACGACCCGCAGGACTGGGACTACCGGCCCGTGCTGCTGACCGGACGCTTCGACCATGCCCATGAGCTTTACCTCGGTCCCCGGGTGCGGGCCGGTCAGCCCGGCCTGCATGTCCTGACGCCCTTCGTGCGGGCGGACGGGCAGGGGACCGTGCTGGTGAACCGCGGCTGGGTCCCCGCCGACGGGCGCGATCCGGCCGGCCGGGCAGACGGGCTGCCGGCCGGCACCGTCACCCTGGCCGGCGTCGCCCGGGTGCCCCCGCCGCGGGGCTGGATGCAGCCGGAGAACCGGCCGGAGGAGAACTACTGGTTCTGGATCGACCTGCCGGCCATGGAAGCGGCGACGGGGGCGGGCGGTCTCGCGCCGCTGGTGGTGGAGGCGGCGGCCGGACCCGATGCCGGCGTGCTGCCGGTGGGCGGACAGACGGTGGTCACCCTGCGCAACAACCACCTGTCCTATGCCGTCACCTGGTACGGGCTGGCGGTCACGCTCGCCGCCATGTACGCCGGTTCCCTGCTGCGACGGCGCCGGCCGACCCCGGCGTGA
- a CDS encoding DUF983 domain-containing protein — protein sequence MGSTPHTDGAPAAVSPLRAGLGCTCPRCGRGRLFKGFLSVVERCPVCGLELACNDSGDGPAVFLIFILGFAVVPLALWVAMSVDWPLWVHTILWSAVVLGLTLGMLRPAKAYVLALQYRYRRSDFEQGGGDGG from the coding sequence GTGGGCAGTACGCCGCACACTGACGGGGCGCCTGCCGCGGTTTCCCCGCTGCGGGCGGGCCTGGGCTGCACCTGTCCGCGCTGCGGCCGGGGGCGGCTGTTCAAGGGCTTCCTCTCCGTCGTCGAGCGCTGCCCCGTCTGCGGCCTGGAACTGGCCTGCAACGACAGCGGCGACGGCCCGGCCGTCTTCCTGATCTTCATCCTGGGTTTCGCGGTGGTGCCGCTGGCGCTCTGGGTGGCGATGAGCGTGGACTGGCCGCTCTGGGTTCACACCATCCTCTGGAGCGCCGTCGTGCTGGGTCTGACGCTGGGCATGCTGCGCCCGGCCAAGGCCTATGTGCTGGCCTTGCAGTACCGCTACCGCCGCTCCGACTTCGAGCAGGGCGGGGGAGACGGCGGATGA